The following proteins come from a genomic window of bacterium:
- a CDS encoding histidine triad nucleotide-binding protein — MSDCIFCQIIRGDIPSDAVYVDERCYAFRDIDPQGPV; from the coding sequence ATGTCGGACTGCATCTTCTGCCAGATCATCCGGGGCGACATCCCCTCGGACGCCGTCTACGTGGACGAGCGCTGCTACGCCTTCCGCGACATTGACCCGCAGGGCCCCGTGCA